One genomic segment of Natranaeroarchaeum aerophilus includes these proteins:
- a CDS encoding TlpA family protein disulfide reductase has translation MNRREFVAAAASVGVLGTGAAVATDRIDLREPSDTATVEPIEIETLDGPGSTAGSMAVPEHGRVTLVSVFATWCRICEDSMPALGQVYDGYGDDVRFLSVSNEAIGGTVTRDDIVDWWERHDGRWPVGVDTDLALTAEFDVGTVPTTLVLGADNEVAWRSTGEKTVEELHSGIHGALGNP, from the coding sequence ATGAACCGGAGGGAGTTCGTCGCCGCGGCGGCGAGCGTGGGGGTGCTCGGAACGGGTGCGGCCGTCGCGACCGACCGGATCGATCTGAGAGAACCGTCCGATACGGCGACGGTCGAGCCGATCGAAATAGAGACGCTCGACGGGCCGGGGAGCACGGCCGGGTCGATGGCCGTTCCCGAACATGGGCGCGTCACGCTCGTGTCCGTCTTTGCAACGTGGTGTCGCATCTGTGAAGATTCGATGCCCGCATTGGGGCAGGTTTACGACGGGTACGGCGACGATGTCCGGTTTCTCTCGGTCTCGAACGAGGCTATCGGTGGAACGGTAACCAGGGACGATATCGTCGACTGGTGGGAACGTCACGACGGTCGCTGGCCGGTCGGCGTCGATACCGATCTGGCACTGACTGCCGAGTTCGACGTCGGAACCGTTCCGACGACGCTCGTGCTGGGCGCAGACAACGAGGTTGCGTGGCGCTCGACCGGCGAGAAGACGGTCGAGGAACTACACTCCGGCATCCACGGAGCGCTGGGTAACCCATGA
- a CDS encoding cytochrome c biogenesis CcdA family protein encodes MSSLGFLAAAGLAAGAGVATFFSPCAYALLPGYVGYYVAATGDEEPPLSGALLRGGAATGGVVLVFAVLALIAVAVQQSIEAYLPTVELLVGVALVALGVALAADLGPRPHVSLPERRTTVLGFGGFGALYALAAAGCVAPLFLSIVFQSVALPTAQTVGVLAVYAGTFGALMLATTVLTAVGHGIGVGRVALPTHRLVRIGGGVLVVAGLVQIWLAL; translated from the coding sequence ATGAGTTCGCTCGGCTTTCTCGCCGCGGCAGGGCTGGCCGCGGGTGCTGGCGTCGCGACGTTTTTCTCGCCGTGTGCGTACGCCCTGCTCCCCGGCTACGTGGGCTACTACGTCGCCGCGACGGGCGACGAGGAACCGCCGCTATCGGGGGCGTTGCTCCGGGGCGGCGCGGCGACCGGCGGCGTCGTGCTCGTGTTCGCCGTGCTGGCCCTGATCGCGGTGGCAGTTCAGCAGTCGATCGAGGCGTATCTTCCAACGGTGGAGCTACTCGTCGGCGTCGCGCTGGTGGCCCTTGGCGTCGCGCTGGCTGCCGACCTCGGCCCGCGTCCCCACGTCTCGCTTCCGGAGCGACGGACGACCGTCCTCGGCTTCGGGGGCTTCGGGGCGCTGTACGCGCTCGCGGCTGCGGGCTGTGTCGCACCCCTGTTCCTCTCGATCGTCTTCCAGTCGGTCGCGCTGCCGACTGCCCAGACGGTCGGCGTCCTTGCGGTCTATGCAGGAACGTTCGGCGCGCTGATGCTGGCGACGACCGTCCTGACCGCGGTAGGCCACGGGATCGGTGTCGGTCGAGTGGCGCTGCCGACCCACCGTCTCGTCCGGATCGGTGGGGGCGTTCTCGTCGTTGCAGGACTGGTCCAGATCTGGCTGGCGCTCTAA
- a CDS encoding sodium:calcium antiporter — MLTLLWLLGLSAIATALVWKGSLYLEGAADRLALYYGLPAIVQGSIIAAVGSSFPELASVVIATVLYEEFVLGVGAIVGSAVFNILVIPALSVLARRGTLESSRALVYREAQFYIISVAALLLVFSFAVIYYPVNGDGGLVGEITRPLALAAIALYGLYLFIQQQETSDFDAPVPPSSLSVGKQWGLLALGLLVILVGVELLVRAAVGLGEFFGTPSFLWGLTIIAAGTSLPDAIISVRAAQHGDSTISLANVFGSNIFDLLVAIPVGVLIIGAAEIDFAVAAPMMGFLIVATIALFGAARTDFEITDPEAWLLLCLYGLFVCWMVLESVGVTSFVL, encoded by the coding sequence ATGCTGACGCTACTGTGGCTTCTCGGCCTCTCTGCGATCGCTACGGCACTCGTCTGGAAGGGCAGCCTCTATCTCGAAGGCGCGGCGGACCGGCTGGCGCTGTACTACGGCCTGCCGGCAATCGTTCAGGGCTCGATCATCGCCGCGGTAGGTTCCAGTTTTCCGGAACTGGCGAGCGTCGTGATCGCAACCGTACTCTACGAGGAGTTCGTCCTCGGCGTCGGTGCGATCGTCGGCTCGGCGGTATTCAACATCCTCGTGATCCCCGCACTCTCGGTGCTGGCCCGCCGGGGGACTCTGGAGTCCAGTCGCGCGCTGGTCTACCGCGAGGCGCAGTTCTACATCATCTCCGTCGCCGCGCTCTTGCTGGTCTTTTCATTTGCCGTGATCTACTATCCGGTCAACGGGGACGGTGGACTGGTTGGTGAGATCACGCGTCCGCTCGCACTCGCCGCGATCGCACTGTACGGCCTCTATCTATTCATTCAGCAACAGGAGACGAGCGACTTCGACGCGCCAGTCCCACCGTCGTCGCTCTCGGTCGGCAAGCAGTGGGGACTGCTTGCACTGGGTTTGCTGGTGATTCTGGTCGGCGTCGAGTTGCTCGTCCGCGCCGCGGTGGGCCTGGGGGAGTTCTTCGGCACGCCATCGTTCCTCTGGGGGCTGACGATCATCGCCGCCGGAACGAGCTTGCCGGATGCGATCATCAGCGTTCGCGCTGCACAGCACGGCGACTCGACGATCAGCCTCGCGAACGTCTTCGGGAGCAACATCTTCGATCTGCTGGTCGCGATCCCGGTCGGTGTGTTGATAATCGGTGCTGCGGAGATCGACTTCGCGGTCGCCGCGCCGATGATGGGCTTTCTGATCGTCGCCACGATCGCCCTCTTCGGGGCCGCGCGGACCGACTTCGAGATTACCGATCCCGAAGCGTGGCTGTTGCTCTGTCTGTACGGACTCTTCGTCTGCTGGATGGTCCTGGAAAGCGTCGGCGTGACGAGTTTCGTCCTATAA
- a CDS encoding FAD-binding and (Fe-S)-binding domain-containing protein — protein MSDSFHPPAADRRASYDYRSDEVRRSGLVDDLERRIDGDVRFDEYSKSLYATDASAYEVTPIGVVYPDSTDDVSTVMAYCARREIPVLPRGGGTSLAGQAVNEAVVLDFTRHMDGLLTIDAETETARVQSGAIVDELNRSLEPHDLKFAPDPAAGNRSTIGGAIGNNSTGAHSLKYGLTDAYVEEVEAVLADGTVTTFGEVSLSTLRERADPDGDPKARIYAGVVEIIDTHSGSIREVYPQLKRNVSGYNLDRLLDEAEDGSVNLARLLAGSEGTLAIITEATVSLEPVPETKAVALLCYEELRHAMEDVAPILDHDPAAVEVLDDVLLDLARETAEFADLVGMLPAGTDTALLVEFYADSEAEGVQRVADLSADRVPGVTPEGNPAPTAAARTDAPTTAFDALEAHEPERRATFWQLRKSGLPILLSRTSDAKHISFIEDTAVPPENLPEYVADVQEVLAEHDTFASFYGHAGPGCLHIRPLIDTKTAGGIEQMEAVADAVTDLVVEHDGSISGEHGDGRARTGWNRKLYGDEVWDIFRELKAAFDPDWLLNPGQVCGSRPGHDRTAPDMTENLRFDSDYSFEAGFDPVLSWENENGFQGMAELCHGCGDCRGSQETTGGVMCPTYRAADEEITSTRGRANALRRAMSGELPEDEAFSDEFVTEVLDLCIGCKGCARDCPSEVDMAKLKAEMTHEYHQREGASLRDRLFANVELVATVGSAIAPLPNWFGKLPGSGILTEKLVGIARERNLPTFERRSLVDQAADRDVEVGEEEADRKVLLFPDTYTNYSDPEIGLAAIRVLEAAGAHVRVPEDVTGSGRPPFSKGFLGLARQRAEKNVAELAPDVEDGWDVVFIEPSDAVMVQSDYLDLLDGEDVERVAGNSYGIMEYLNGFALDVPTGGDAAVTYHGHCHQKATKRDHHVATVLERAGYDVDELDSGCCGMAGSFGYEAEHFSMSRAIGSILFDQVERSDGELITTPGTSCRSQLGEWDRTTEKPPHPIELLERLL, from the coding sequence ATGAGCGATTCCTTCCACCCACCCGCGGCCGACCGGCGAGCATCGTACGACTACCGGAGCGACGAGGTTCGCCGGAGCGGACTGGTCGACGACCTCGAACGGCGTATCGACGGCGACGTCCGGTTCGACGAGTACTCGAAGTCGCTGTACGCTACCGACGCGAGCGCCTACGAGGTGACGCCGATCGGCGTCGTCTACCCGGACTCAACCGACGATGTCTCCACGGTAATGGCCTACTGCGCGCGACGGGAGATCCCGGTTCTGCCTCGCGGCGGCGGGACGAGCCTCGCCGGGCAGGCCGTCAACGAGGCGGTCGTGCTGGACTTCACACGCCACATGGACGGCCTGCTGACGATCGATGCCGAAACGGAGACCGCCCGCGTTCAGTCCGGGGCGATCGTCGACGAACTCAATCGCTCGCTCGAACCGCACGACCTGAAGTTCGCGCCCGATCCGGCTGCGGGAAACCGGAGCACGATCGGCGGCGCGATCGGTAACAACTCGACCGGTGCACATTCGCTGAAATACGGACTGACCGACGCCTACGTCGAGGAGGTCGAGGCCGTCCTCGCAGACGGTACCGTCACCACCTTCGGCGAGGTGTCGCTGTCGACGCTCCGCGAGCGCGCGGATCCGGACGGGGACCCGAAAGCTCGGATCTACGCGGGCGTCGTCGAGATCATCGATACCCACAGCGGATCGATCCGGGAGGTGTACCCACAGCTGAAGCGGAACGTCTCGGGCTACAACCTCGACCGACTCCTCGATGAGGCCGAGGATGGGTCGGTCAACCTCGCGCGATTGCTCGCCGGAAGCGAGGGGACCCTCGCGATCATCACCGAGGCGACGGTCTCGCTGGAACCGGTTCCCGAAACGAAGGCGGTCGCGCTGCTGTGTTACGAGGAGTTACGCCACGCCATGGAGGACGTCGCGCCGATCCTCGACCACGATCCCGCTGCCGTGGAGGTGCTCGACGACGTCTTGCTCGATCTGGCGCGGGAGACCGCGGAGTTCGCCGACCTCGTCGGGATGCTCCCTGCTGGAACCGACACGGCCCTGCTCGTGGAGTTCTACGCCGACAGCGAGGCCGAGGGAGTCCAGCGCGTCGCGGATCTGTCCGCCGACCGGGTTCCCGGCGTGACGCCCGAGGGCAATCCAGCCCCGACTGCGGCGGCCCGCACCGACGCGCCGACCACGGCCTTCGACGCCCTGGAGGCCCACGAGCCCGAGCGCCGCGCGACCTTCTGGCAACTCCGCAAGTCCGGCCTGCCGATCCTGCTCTCCCGGACGTCGGACGCGAAACACATCTCCTTTATCGAGGATACGGCCGTCCCCCCGGAGAACCTCCCAGAGTACGTGGCAGACGTACAGGAGGTGCTGGCCGAGCACGACACGTTCGCCAGTTTCTACGGCCACGCGGGGCCGGGCTGTCTACATATCCGCCCGCTGATCGATACGAAGACGGCAGGGGGAATCGAGCAAATGGAGGCAGTCGCCGACGCCGTCACCGACCTCGTCGTCGAGCACGACGGCTCGATTTCGGGAGAACACGGCGACGGCAGGGCCCGAACGGGATGGAACCGCAAGCTCTACGGCGACGAGGTATGGGACATCTTCCGGGAGCTGAAGGCGGCGTTCGACCCGGACTGGCTGCTCAATCCGGGGCAGGTCTGTGGCTCCCGCCCGGGACACGACCGGACCGCACCCGACATGACCGAGAACCTCCGATTCGACTCCGACTACAGCTTCGAGGCCGGATTCGATCCCGTCCTGTCCTGGGAGAACGAGAACGGCTTTCAGGGGATGGCAGAGCTCTGTCACGGTTGTGGGGACTGTCGTGGGAGTCAGGAGACGACCGGCGGCGTGATGTGTCCGACCTACCGCGCCGCAGACGAGGAGATCACGAGCACACGCGGCCGGGCGAACGCGCTCCGACGCGCAATGAGCGGCGAACTGCCCGAGGACGAAGCGTTCTCCGACGAGTTCGTGACCGAGGTTCTCGACCTGTGTATCGGCTGCAAGGGCTGTGCACGGGACTGTCCCAGCGAGGTCGACATGGCGAAGCTCAAAGCCGAGATGACCCACGAGTACCACCAGCGCGAGGGGGCAAGCCTGCGCGATCGCCTGTTCGCCAACGTCGAACTCGTCGCCACGGTCGGGAGCGCAATCGCCCCACTGCCGAACTGGTTCGGAAAGCTCCCCGGTTCGGGCATCCTGACCGAGAAGCTCGTCGGCATCGCTCGCGAGCGCAACCTGCCGACCTTCGAGCGCCGCTCGCTCGTCGACCAGGCGGCCGACAGGGATGTCGAAGTGGGCGAGGAAGAAGCCGATCGGAAGGTCCTGTTGTTCCCCGATACGTACACCAACTATAGCGATCCCGAGATCGGGCTGGCGGCGATCCGCGTCCTCGAAGCTGCCGGGGCCCACGTCAGGGTCCCCGAGGACGTAACCGGAAGCGGTCGCCCGCCGTTCTCGAAGGGCTTTCTCGGACTGGCGCGCCAGCGCGCCGAGAAGAACGTCGCCGAACTCGCGCCCGACGTCGAGGACGGCTGGGACGTCGTCTTCATCGAGCCCTCCGACGCCGTAATGGTCCAGTCGGACTATCTCGACTTGCTGGACGGTGAGGACGTCGAGCGAGTAGCCGGGAACAGCTACGGGATCATGGAGTACCTGAATGGTTTCGCGCTCGATGTCCCGACCGGCGGTGACGCCGCAGTGACCTACCACGGCCACTGCCACCAGAAAGCGACGAAACGTGACCACCACGTCGCGACTGTCCTCGAACGGGCGGGCTACGACGTGGACGAACTCGACAGCGGCTGCTGTGGGATGGCCGGAAGCTTCGGCTACGAGGCCGAACACTTCTCGATGAGCCGGGCGATCGGCTCGATCCTCTTCGATCAGGTCGAGCGCAGCGACGGCGAGCTCATCACCACGCCGGGGACGTCCTGTCGGAGCCAGCTGGGAGAGTGGGATCGGACGACCGAGAAGCCACCACATCCCATCGAGTTGCTTGAGCGCCTGTTATAG
- a CDS encoding HEWD family protein yields MDTRIRKPRSRTCELCGRQEVWSDEKGTWKIVTEDGERQVGDPHCLHEWDITGAFTPIETTDA; encoded by the coding sequence ATGGACACACGGATCCGAAAGCCACGGTCCCGCACATGTGAGCTCTGCGGTCGCCAGGAAGTCTGGAGCGACGAGAAAGGGACATGGAAGATCGTCACCGAGGACGGCGAGCGGCAGGTTGGGGATCCACACTGCCTCCACGAGTGGGACATCACGGGTGCGTTCACGCCCATCGAGACGACCGACGCGTAG
- the cutA gene encoding divalent-cation tolerance protein CutA, with protein sequence MPTVYITAPPDAADEIARTLVEERLAACVNRIDCESTYRWDGAIHEDEEEILLAKTTEAAYPNLVDRVEAIHPYDVPCIERFDETGILDAFASWRNASVGPSDA encoded by the coding sequence ATGCCGACAGTCTACATCACCGCCCCGCCCGACGCGGCCGACGAGATCGCCCGAACACTGGTCGAGGAGCGACTGGCCGCCTGCGTGAACCGGATCGACTGCGAATCGACGTATCGCTGGGACGGTGCGATCCACGAGGACGAAGAGGAGATACTGCTGGCGAAGACAACCGAGGCTGCGTATCCCAACCTTGTCGACCGCGTCGAGGCCATCCACCCCTACGATGTCCCGTGTATCGAACGCTTCGACGAAACTGGAATACTCGACGCATTTGCGAGCTGGCGCAACGCGTCGGTCGGGCCGTCGGACGCCTGA